A genomic window from Nocardioides jiangxiensis includes:
- a CDS encoding ACT domain-containing protein, protein MPFLLRVELPDVPGSLGKVASAIGEAGGDIEAIEIVEHRADGTAVDDVLLETTAMPDTIVSACNALDGVRVVWISRYAAGGNLFLDLEAVEELTANPAGALDRLVDLLPATFRADWGVRLRRNGNGTTAVLHGTAAAPESLEWSEIVRAARVDSPDENNVLAAAPLLEDEIVVIGRRGGPELLDSEVARLGHLTALAVSIARSA, encoded by the coding sequence ATGCCGTTCCTGCTTCGAGTCGAGCTCCCCGACGTCCCCGGTTCCCTGGGGAAGGTCGCGTCCGCCATCGGTGAGGCCGGAGGCGACATCGAGGCCATCGAGATCGTCGAGCACCGCGCCGACGGCACCGCGGTCGACGATGTGCTGCTCGAGACCACGGCGATGCCCGACACGATCGTGTCGGCGTGCAACGCGCTCGACGGCGTCCGCGTCGTCTGGATCAGCCGCTACGCCGCAGGCGGCAACCTCTTCCTCGACCTCGAGGCCGTGGAGGAGCTGACGGCCAACCCGGCCGGTGCCCTCGACCGTCTCGTTGACCTGTTGCCGGCGACGTTCCGCGCCGACTGGGGCGTGCGCCTGCGCCGCAACGGCAACGGCACCACCGCGGTGCTCCACGGGACCGCCGCCGCGCCCGAGTCGCTCGAGTGGTCCGAGATCGTCCGGGCCGCGCGCGTCGACTCCCCGGACGAGAACAACGTGCTCGCTGCGGCTCCGCTGCTCGAGGACGAGATCGTGGTCATCGGCCGTCGTGGCGGCCCCGAGCTGCTCGACTCGGAGGTCGCCCGCCTGGGCCACCTCACCGCCCTCGCGGTGAGCATCGCGAGGAGCGCCTGA
- a CDS encoding anti-sigma factor domain-containing protein — MKAHDPDVHSLIGPYLLHALDPAERAAFDEHLTACVTCREEVEDLRPAAAALSDRPTAPPAELRERIMGIAAGTRPVRRPGRRLRGAVIAAAALLAVGGGVVVAQRGDDPMSASDVFAAADVRTHDMPTTMGAVRIGMSHRLHMVAVDGRDLTDPGAGMAYEVWWATHGRVTSVAMFQEAESVVVPMREGELQISMEPMAGSDAPTSPLLLAMPADSL; from the coding sequence ATGAAGGCCCATGACCCCGACGTGCACTCCCTGATCGGTCCCTACCTGCTGCACGCCCTCGATCCGGCCGAGCGCGCTGCGTTCGACGAGCACCTCACGGCATGTGTGACCTGCAGGGAGGAGGTCGAGGACCTGCGGCCAGCCGCCGCAGCCCTCTCCGACCGCCCGACCGCCCCGCCCGCGGAGCTCCGCGAGCGGATCATGGGCATCGCCGCCGGGACCCGACCCGTACGCCGACCGGGCCGGCGGCTGCGGGGCGCCGTGATCGCCGCGGCCGCACTGCTCGCCGTCGGTGGTGGTGTCGTCGTCGCCCAACGCGGCGACGACCCGATGTCGGCGTCCGACGTGTTTGCCGCCGCCGACGTGCGGACCCATGACATGCCCACGACGATGGGCGCCGTGCGGATCGGCATGTCGCACCGGCTGCACATGGTGGCCGTCGACGGACGGGACCTGACCGATCCCGGTGCAGGCATGGCCTACGAGGTCTGGTGGGCGACGCACGGCCGGGTCACATCGGTCGCGATGTTCCAGGAGGCCGAGAGCGTCGTCGTCCCGATGCGGGAGGGCGAGCTGCAGATCAGCATGGAGCCGATGGCGGGATCGGATGCCCCGACCTCACCGCTCCTGCTCGCGATGCCGGCTGACTCGCTCTGA
- a CDS encoding sigma-70 family RNA polymerase sigma factor, producing MPRRGLLRSVPSAHAQPQQLMAAVAAGDLDAFGELYDRFAAAVHGAALQVLHDPARAEEVTQEVFLEAWRGAAQYRSERGGLRTWLALIAHRRAIDVVRSVEASRAREERAARRELHEVPGPEADLVTAAEWADVRRCLEGLTPLQLESVTLAYYEGFTYPQVAARMGRPLSTIKTRMRDGLARLRDCLEEA from the coding sequence ATGCCACGGCGTGGGCTCCTCCGTTCCGTCCCGTCGGCGCACGCCCAGCCGCAGCAGCTGATGGCGGCCGTCGCAGCGGGCGACCTCGACGCGTTCGGCGAGCTCTACGACCGGTTCGCGGCGGCCGTCCACGGAGCCGCCCTGCAGGTGCTCCACGATCCGGCGCGCGCCGAGGAGGTCACCCAGGAGGTCTTCCTCGAGGCCTGGCGCGGAGCGGCGCAGTACCGGTCGGAGCGCGGCGGGTTGCGCACCTGGCTGGCGCTGATCGCGCACCGGCGTGCGATCGACGTGGTCCGGTCGGTCGAGGCCAGCCGTGCCCGCGAGGAGAGGGCCGCCCGTCGCGAGCTCCACGAGGTGCCGGGCCCCGAGGCAGATCTGGTCACGGCAGCCGAGTGGGCCGACGTACGCCGATGCCTCGAGGGCCTGACCCCGCTGCAGCTCGAGTCGGTGACGCTCGCCTACTACGAGGGCTTCACCTACCCCCAGGTCGCGGCCCGCATGGGACGGCCACTGTCGACCATCAAGACCCGCATGCGCGACGGCCTGGCCCGGCTCCGCGACTGCCTCGAGGAGGCGTGA
- a CDS encoding molybdopterin-dependent oxidoreductase — MTTFSHSPTSSRVMAACGGLAAGALGLGFAQGLAAVLHASPSPLIALGDRFIDLTPRPLKEWAVEQFGTADKTVLLGNMLVVTALLLAAVGIAARRHRLLGVAGFVVLGVVDALALLGGRGGADPSAYVALVAGLALGCAALWWLIGQAGMAPVAEAEAPPGFDRRRFLLLATVMGGAGVVAGAGLPRLVPAATGRGGVVLPRAADPAGPLPRGVDFRLPGLTPHLTPNDDFYRIDIALISPRLNVDDWKLRVRGLVDEPLELSYRDLLAMPLVERRVTIACVSNPVAGEYIGNATWLGVRVADVLERAGVRAGADAVQSRGADGITIGTPLAALTDGRDALLAIGINGQPLPIDHGFPVRMIVPGLYGYVSATKWITELEVTRFADFSAYWTDRGWAPQGPIKTGCRIDLPGDDVTAGDVTVAGVAWAQHRGIGKVEVRVDDGAWQVAELATADGIDTWRQWRWTWPAAPGTHRLQARATDLAGATQTSAVADVAPDGATGYPTIHVRVG; from the coding sequence GTGACCACCTTCTCGCACTCTCCCACCTCCTCCCGCGTGATGGCCGCCTGTGGCGGTCTCGCTGCCGGTGCGCTCGGCCTCGGCTTCGCCCAAGGCCTCGCGGCGGTCCTGCACGCGAGCCCGTCGCCCCTGATCGCCCTCGGGGACCGCTTCATCGACCTGACGCCGCGGCCGTTGAAGGAGTGGGCGGTGGAGCAGTTCGGCACCGCCGACAAGACGGTGCTGCTGGGCAACATGCTGGTCGTCACGGCGCTGCTCCTGGCGGCTGTCGGGATCGCCGCGCGGCGGCACCGCCTGCTGGGGGTGGCCGGGTTCGTCGTCCTCGGGGTAGTCGACGCGCTGGCCCTGCTCGGCGGGCGAGGCGGCGCCGACCCGTCGGCGTACGTCGCACTCGTGGCCGGCCTGGCGCTCGGGTGCGCGGCGCTCTGGTGGCTGATCGGCCAGGCCGGGATGGCGCCTGTGGCGGAGGCCGAGGCTCCGCCGGGCTTCGACCGGCGGCGGTTCCTGCTGCTGGCGACGGTGATGGGCGGTGCCGGTGTCGTGGCCGGGGCAGGCCTGCCCCGCCTGGTGCCCGCTGCCACCGGCCGCGGCGGGGTCGTCCTGCCGCGCGCTGCGGATCCGGCCGGCCCGCTGCCGCGTGGTGTCGACTTCCGGCTGCCGGGTCTCACGCCCCACCTCACCCCGAACGACGACTTCTACCGGATCGACATCGCCCTCATCTCGCCGCGCCTCAACGTCGACGACTGGAAGCTGCGGGTCCGCGGCCTCGTCGACGAGCCGCTCGAGCTGAGCTATCGCGACCTGCTCGCGATGCCCCTCGTCGAACGCCGGGTGACCATCGCCTGCGTCTCCAACCCGGTCGCCGGGGAGTACATCGGCAACGCCACCTGGCTCGGCGTCCGCGTCGCCGACGTGCTGGAGCGGGCCGGCGTCCGTGCCGGAGCGGACGCCGTGCAGTCGCGCGGAGCCGACGGCATCACGATCGGTACGCCGCTCGCGGCGCTGACCGACGGGCGGGACGCCCTGCTCGCCATCGGGATCAACGGCCAGCCGCTCCCGATCGACCACGGCTTCCCGGTGCGGATGATCGTGCCCGGGCTGTACGGCTACGTGTCGGCCACGAAGTGGATCACCGAGCTGGAGGTGACGCGCTTCGCCGACTTCTCGGCGTACTGGACCGACCGGGGGTGGGCACCGCAGGGGCCGATCAAGACCGGCTGCCGGATCGACCTGCCCGGCGATGACGTGACGGCCGGTGACGTGACCGTCGCGGGCGTGGCATGGGCCCAGCACCGCGGCATCGGCAAGGTCGAGGTGCGCGTCGACGACGGCGCGTGGCAGGTGGCCGAGCTGGCCACGGCCGATGGCATCGACACCTGGCGGCAGTGGCGGTGGACCTGGCCGGCGGCGCCCGGCACGCACCGGCTGCAGGCTCGTGCCACCGACCTCGCGGGTGCGACGCAGACCAGCGCCGTGGCGGATGTGGCCCCGGACGGCGCCACCGGCTACCCGACCATCCACGTCCGTGTCGGATGA
- a CDS encoding 1,4-dihydroxy-2-naphthoyl-CoA synthase yields the protein MSAIEGVSEIFDPADWDEVPGFEDLTDLTYHRAKEHGTVRIAFDRPDVLNAFRPNTVDELLRTLEHARTSADVGCVILTGNGPSAKNGKWAFCTGGDQRIRGKAGYQYEDKTIGAGDTGAEEPSVIDRAKLARLHILECQRLIRFMPKVVICVVPGWAAGGGHSLHVVCDLTLASREHARFKQTDADVGSFDGGYGSAYLARQVGQKFAREIFFLADEYDAEQMHQMGAVNRVVEHSQLEKVALEWGRKINGKSPTAQRMLKYSFNLLDDGLVGQQLFAGETTRLAYMTDEAQEGRDQFLEKREPDWSPYPWYY from the coding sequence ATGAGTGCGATCGAGGGCGTCAGCGAGATCTTCGACCCGGCGGACTGGGACGAGGTGCCCGGGTTCGAGGACCTGACGGACCTCACCTACCACCGGGCCAAGGAGCACGGCACCGTCCGCATCGCCTTCGACCGGCCGGATGTCCTCAACGCGTTCCGCCCCAACACGGTCGACGAACTGCTCCGCACGCTCGAGCACGCGCGCACCAGCGCCGACGTCGGCTGCGTGATCCTCACCGGCAACGGCCCGTCCGCGAAGAACGGCAAGTGGGCGTTCTGCACCGGAGGCGACCAGCGGATCCGTGGCAAGGCCGGTTACCAGTACGAGGACAAGACCATCGGCGCGGGCGACACCGGCGCCGAGGAGCCGTCGGTCATCGACCGTGCCAAGCTCGCGCGCCTGCACATCCTCGAGTGCCAGCGGCTGATCCGGTTCATGCCCAAGGTCGTCATCTGCGTCGTCCCCGGCTGGGCCGCCGGCGGTGGCCACTCGCTCCACGTCGTCTGCGACCTGACCCTGGCCTCGCGCGAGCACGCGCGGTTCAAGCAGACCGACGCCGACGTCGGCTCGTTCGACGGCGGCTACGGCTCGGCGTACCTGGCCCGGCAGGTGGGCCAGAAGTTCGCCCGCGAGATCTTCTTCCTCGCCGACGAGTACGACGCCGAGCAGATGCACCAGATGGGCGCCGTCAACCGCGTCGTCGAGCACAGCCAGCTCGAGAAGGTCGCGCTGGAGTGGGGCCGCAAGATCAACGGCAAGTCCCCGACGGCGCAGCGGATGCTGAAGTACTCCTTCAACCTCCTCGACGACGGCCTGGTGGGCCAGCAGCTCTTCGCCGGCGAGACCACCCGACTGGCGTACATGACCGACGAGGCCCAGGAGGGTCGCGACCAGTTCCTGGAGAAGCGCGAGCCGGACTGGTCGCCGTACCCCTGGTACTACTGA
- a CDS encoding MBL fold metallo-hydrolase → MQTPYQASPDVHVLPTSLPVGGNGFLTVNAFLLNAAEPVLVDTGIGQDSDDLLAAVDDVVGLDRLRWVWLTHDDADHTGSIRRILEAAPQATLVTHAMSAMRMATWWSVPLERVHAIRPGDRIAVGDRTLRAVAPPLYDNPMTVGFLDEASGGLFCVDSFGALIPEPTQDAEQIPQEALVGGMLAWSLMDSPWSTMLDRDRFSPVLDGVRRLQPSQIFSAHLPVASGASLGSFLDVLASAPGSDPIPAPSHAEFSAMLEGMQRELEVAAVDVRVEA, encoded by the coding sequence ATGCAAACCCCCTACCAGGCATCACCCGACGTCCACGTACTGCCGACCAGCCTTCCCGTCGGCGGCAACGGGTTCCTGACCGTCAACGCCTTCCTCCTGAACGCCGCCGAGCCGGTGCTCGTGGACACCGGGATCGGCCAGGACTCCGACGACCTGCTCGCGGCGGTCGATGACGTCGTCGGACTCGACAGGCTCCGCTGGGTCTGGCTGACCCACGACGACGCGGACCACACCGGCTCCATCCGGCGCATCCTGGAGGCGGCACCGCAGGCGACGCTGGTGACCCATGCGATGAGCGCGATGCGGATGGCGACGTGGTGGTCGGTGCCTCTCGAGCGCGTCCACGCGATCCGGCCCGGCGACCGGATCGCGGTCGGGGACCGCACGCTCCGCGCCGTGGCCCCGCCCCTCTACGACAACCCGATGACGGTCGGCTTCCTGGACGAGGCAAGCGGCGGCCTCTTCTGCGTCGACTCCTTCGGCGCACTGATCCCGGAACCCACCCAGGACGCGGAGCAGATCCCGCAGGAGGCACTCGTCGGCGGAATGCTCGCGTGGTCGCTGATGGACTCGCCGTGGTCGACGATGCTCGACCGCGACCGGTTCTCGCCGGTGCTCGACGGCGTCCGGCGCCTCCAGCCGAGCCAGATCTTCTCCGCTCACCTTCCCGTCGCGAGCGGCGCGTCGCTCGGCAGCTTCCTCGACGTCCTGGCGAGTGCCCCCGGCTCCGACCCGATCCCGGCACCGAGCCATGCGGAGTTCAGCGCCATGCTCGAGGGCATGCAGCGCGAGCTCGAGGTGGCGGCGGTCGACGTACGCGTCGAGGCGTAG
- the aceF gene encoding dihydrolipoyllysine-residue acetyltransferase: protein MEIKVPDIGEYTDVPVIDVLVSVGDTVEVEAPLITLETDKATMDIPAPSAGTITSLTVKVGDTVSQGSVIAVIEGGDAPAEAPAAKEEAPAAPAASPTEAPQAAAPAPSAVEPAETATPAPTAPSTPSAPVSSGDSDGLRATPLVRRLARELEVELSAVKGTGVSGRVTKQDLLAHYAGGAAPAAAASSGGSGIPPIPPVDFAKFGPIRTVPLPRIKKISGPFLHRSWLNVPHVTHNDEADITDLDAYRKELDAVAKTEGYRVTLLAFLLKASASALRKYPELNSSLAGDDLVYKDYINIGVAVDTPEGLVVPVVKDVDRKGITELSHDLADLSSRAREGKLAATDMQGGTFTISSLGGIGGTSFTPIVNAPEVAILGVVRSKMAPVWNGTEFEPRLMLPLSLSYDHRVIDGALAARFTAHLGTLVSDVRRLVL from the coding sequence ATGGAGATCAAGGTTCCCGACATCGGCGAGTACACCGACGTACCCGTCATCGACGTCCTCGTGAGCGTGGGCGACACCGTCGAGGTGGAGGCCCCGCTCATCACGCTGGAGACCGACAAGGCGACGATGGACATCCCGGCGCCCTCTGCCGGCACCATCACCTCGCTGACCGTCAAGGTCGGCGACACCGTCAGCCAGGGCTCGGTCATCGCCGTCATCGAGGGCGGCGACGCCCCTGCCGAGGCGCCCGCCGCGAAGGAGGAGGCCCCGGCCGCGCCGGCTGCCTCGCCCACCGAGGCCCCGCAGGCCGCCGCTCCCGCACCGTCGGCGGTCGAGCCCGCCGAGACCGCGACACCGGCCCCCACCGCCCCGTCCACGCCGTCCGCGCCGGTCTCCTCCGGCGACTCCGACGGCCTCCGCGCCACCCCGCTGGTACGCCGCCTGGCCCGCGAGCTCGAGGTGGAGCTCTCCGCCGTCAAGGGCACCGGTGTCAGCGGCCGGGTCACGAAGCAGGACCTGCTCGCGCACTACGCCGGCGGCGCGGCCCCCGCGGCTGCGGCGTCGTCCGGCGGCTCGGGCATCCCGCCGATCCCGCCGGTGGACTTCGCGAAGTTCGGTCCGATCCGCACCGTGCCGCTCCCCCGGATCAAGAAGATCTCCGGGCCGTTCCTGCACCGGTCGTGGCTCAACGTCCCGCACGTGACCCACAACGACGAGGCCGACATCACCGACCTCGACGCCTACCGCAAGGAGCTCGACGCGGTCGCGAAGACCGAGGGCTACCGCGTCACGCTGCTGGCGTTCCTGCTCAAGGCCTCCGCGTCGGCGCTGCGGAAGTACCCCGAGCTCAACAGCTCGCTCGCCGGCGACGACCTGGTCTACAAGGACTACATCAACATCGGCGTCGCCGTGGACACCCCCGAGGGCCTCGTCGTCCCGGTCGTGAAGGACGTCGACCGCAAGGGCATCACCGAGCTCTCGCACGACCTGGCCGACCTGTCGTCGCGGGCTCGCGAGGGGAAGCTCGCGGCGACCGACATGCAGGGTGGCACGTTCACGATCTCCAGCCTGGGTGGCATCGGCGGCACGTCGTTCACCCCGATCGTCAACGCTCCCGAGGTCGCGATCCTGGGCGTCGTCCGCTCGAAGATGGCACCGGTCTGGAACGGCACGGAGTTCGAGCCGCGGCTCATGCTCCCGCTGTCGCTCTCCTACGACCACCGGGTCATCGACGGCGCGCTCGCAGCGCGGTTCACCGCGCACCTGGGCACGCTCGTCAGCGACGTCCGCCGCCTGGTCCTCTGA
- the aceE gene encoding pyruvate dehydrogenase (acetyl-transferring), homodimeric type, with protein MSDIDPAETQEWRDALAAVVEFEGETRTQFLLEQLVEEANRLGARVPFPATTPYVNTIHTDEEAQHPGDLDLELKIRSAIRWNAMMMVLRANKESTELGGHLASFQSAATLYEIGFQHFWHGAADEHGGDLLYIQGHLAPGIYSRAFLEGRLTAEQLDNFRQETGGDGLSSYPHPWLMPDFWQFPTVSMGLGPLMAIYQARFLKYLHARGLADTADRKVWAFLGDGECDEPESLGAIAMASREKLDNLVFVINCNLQRLDGPVRGNGKIIQELEGVFRGAGWNVLKVIWGSGWDRLLAKDHTGALKRRMMQCVDGEYQNFKAKDGAYVREHFFGVSEELRAMVKDMTDDEIWRLTRGGHDPQKVYAAYAAATSHVGSPTVILAKTVKGYGLGKAGEAQNIAHQAKKVAEPALKVFRDRFQIPVADENLLDYPYVTFPEGSPEHTYLHKQREALGGYLPARRRTSSALQVPPASAFAKQLAGTGDREVSTTMAFVQILTTLLRDKEIGKRIVPIVPDEARTFGMEGLFRQIGIFSQEGQLYTPQDAEQVMFYKEHQAGQILEEGINEAGAISSWIAAATSYSSNDAPMIPFYIYYSMFGFQRIGDLAWAAGDMRARGFLLGGTAGRTTLNGEGLQHEDGHSHLQSALIPNCVSYDPTYGYELAVIIADGLKRMYADQEDVFYYLTLMNENYEHPAMPEGVEEGILRGMYPLREAPAKRGKKAAQVQLMGSGTILREVIAGADLLRDDWGIEADIWSVPSFTELRRDGLETERWNTLHPLEEPKVPYVAQALAGRKGPVIAATDYMKSYADQIRAFVPGSFTALGTDGFGRSDFRVNLRRHFEVDRHFVAVSALQRLADEGAVERSVVAEAITKYGIDPDRPAPALA; from the coding sequence ATGTCCGACATCGATCCCGCCGAGACTCAGGAATGGCGCGACGCTCTCGCCGCCGTCGTCGAGTTCGAGGGTGAGACGCGCACCCAGTTCCTCCTCGAGCAGCTCGTCGAGGAAGCCAACCGCCTCGGTGCCCGTGTCCCGTTCCCCGCGACCACGCCGTACGTCAACACGATCCACACCGACGAGGAAGCCCAGCACCCCGGCGACCTCGACCTCGAGCTGAAGATCCGCTCCGCGATCCGCTGGAACGCGATGATGATGGTGCTCCGCGCCAACAAGGAGTCCACCGAGCTCGGTGGCCACCTGGCCAGCTTCCAGTCCGCCGCGACGCTCTACGAGATCGGCTTCCAGCACTTCTGGCACGGTGCCGCCGACGAGCACGGCGGCGACCTGCTCTACATCCAGGGCCACCTCGCGCCGGGCATCTACTCCCGCGCCTTCCTCGAGGGCCGGCTGACCGCCGAGCAGCTCGACAACTTCCGCCAGGAGACCGGCGGCGACGGCCTGTCGTCGTACCCGCACCCGTGGCTGATGCCGGACTTCTGGCAGTTCCCGACCGTCTCGATGGGCCTCGGCCCGCTCATGGCGATCTACCAGGCCCGCTTCCTCAAGTACCTCCACGCGCGCGGCCTCGCCGACACCGCCGACCGCAAGGTCTGGGCCTTCCTCGGCGACGGCGAGTGCGACGAGCCCGAGTCGCTCGGCGCGATCGCGATGGCGTCGCGCGAGAAGCTCGACAACCTCGTCTTCGTCATCAACTGCAACCTGCAGCGCCTCGACGGCCCCGTCCGCGGAAACGGCAAGATCATCCAGGAGCTGGAGGGCGTCTTCCGCGGCGCCGGCTGGAACGTCCTCAAGGTCATCTGGGGCTCCGGCTGGGACCGCCTCCTGGCCAAGGACCACACCGGTGCCCTCAAGCGCCGCATGATGCAGTGCGTCGACGGCGAGTACCAGAACTTCAAGGCCAAGGACGGCGCCTACGTCCGCGAGCACTTCTTCGGGGTCTCCGAGGAGCTGCGCGCCATGGTCAAGGACATGACCGACGACGAGATCTGGCGCCTCACCCGCGGCGGCCACGACCCGCAGAAGGTGTACGCCGCCTACGCCGCCGCCACCTCCCACGTCGGCAGCCCCACCGTGATCCTGGCCAAGACGGTCAAGGGCTACGGCCTCGGCAAGGCCGGTGAGGCGCAGAACATCGCCCACCAGGCCAAGAAGGTCGCCGAGCCGGCACTGAAGGTCTTCCGCGACCGGTTCCAGATCCCGGTCGCCGACGAGAACCTCCTCGACTACCCCTACGTCACCTTCCCGGAGGGGTCGCCGGAGCACACCTACCTGCACAAGCAGCGCGAGGCCCTCGGTGGCTACCTCCCGGCCCGTCGGCGTACGTCGTCCGCGCTGCAGGTGCCGCCCGCCTCGGCGTTCGCCAAGCAGCTGGCCGGCACCGGCGACCGCGAGGTCTCCACGACGATGGCCTTCGTCCAGATCCTCACCACGCTCCTGCGCGACAAGGAGATCGGGAAGCGGATCGTGCCGATCGTTCCCGACGAGGCGCGCACCTTCGGCATGGAGGGCCTCTTCCGGCAGATCGGCATCTTCAGCCAGGAGGGCCAGCTCTACACGCCGCAGGACGCCGAGCAGGTGATGTTCTACAAGGAGCACCAGGCCGGTCAGATCCTCGAGGAGGGCATCAACGAGGCGGGCGCGATCTCGTCGTGGATCGCGGCGGCCACGTCGTACTCCTCCAACGACGCGCCGATGATCCCCTTCTACATCTACTACTCGATGTTCGGCTTCCAGCGCATCGGCGACCTCGCCTGGGCTGCCGGCGACATGCGGGCACGCGGCTTCCTGCTCGGCGGCACCGCCGGCCGGACCACGCTCAACGGCGAGGGCCTCCAGCACGAGGACGGCCACAGCCACCTGCAGTCGGCGCTCATCCCCAACTGCGTCTCCTACGACCCGACGTACGGCTACGAGCTCGCGGTGATCATCGCCGACGGCCTCAAGCGGATGTACGCCGACCAGGAGGACGTCTTCTACTACCTGACGCTCATGAACGAGAACTACGAGCACCCGGCCATGCCGGAGGGCGTCGAGGAGGGCATCCTCCGCGGCATGTACCCGCTGCGCGAGGCCCCGGCCAAGCGCGGCAAGAAGGCGGCCCAGGTGCAGCTGATGGGCTCCGGCACCATCCTGCGCGAGGTCATCGCCGGCGCCGACCTGCTCCGCGACGACTGGGGCATCGAGGCCGACATCTGGAGCGTCCCGAGCTTCACCGAGCTGCGTCGCGACGGGCTCGAGACCGAGCGCTGGAACACCCTCCACCCCCTCGAGGAGCCGAAGGTGCCCTACGTCGCGCAGGCGCTCGCCGGCCGCAAGGGGCCGGTCATCGCGGCCACCGACTACATGAAGTCGTACGCCGACCAGATCCGCGCCTTCGTGCCCGGCTCGTTCACGGCACTCGGCACCGACGGCTTCGGTCGCTCCGACTTCCGCGTCAACCTGCGACGACACTTCGAGGTAGACCGTCACTTCGTGGCGGTCTCGGCCCTCCAGCGCCTGGCGGACGAGGGCGCGGTCGAGCGCTCGGTCGTCGCCGAGGCGATCACCAAGTACGGCATCGACCCCGACCGGCCCGCGCCGGCTCTCGCCTGA
- a CDS encoding LysR family transcriptional regulator, which produces MEIDTIRAFIAVADGRTVTEVAERSHRTQPAMSRALSRLEREVGTQLFQRVGRGLTLTPAGRELVGHARDIVDAFDRGVRAVDDMARPDGGLVPVAFLHTLGTWLVPELIRGFRVERPNVRFDLRQHGDEGLVSDLLDGAVDLAITADRPDHPQIHSRRLLLEPLRVVVPPDHRLARRRVIRLEEVADDTFIALRPGFSLRAITEELCAKAGFTPRIGFEGEEVETLRGLVSAGLGVALIPEPHVGVPASPHLRVSNLAASREICLAWLEGRKLAAPSEHFRDHTLEQAKKIAARLGD; this is translated from the coding sequence ATGGAGATCGACACGATCCGCGCATTCATCGCCGTCGCTGACGGCCGCACCGTCACGGAGGTCGCGGAGCGGTCCCACCGCACGCAGCCGGCGATGTCGCGGGCGCTGTCCCGGCTCGAGCGCGAGGTCGGCACCCAGCTCTTCCAGCGGGTCGGACGCGGCCTGACGCTGACCCCTGCGGGTCGCGAGCTGGTCGGCCATGCCCGCGACATCGTGGACGCCTTCGACCGCGGCGTGCGCGCCGTCGACGACATGGCGCGCCCCGACGGCGGCCTGGTCCCGGTCGCGTTCCTGCACACCCTCGGCACCTGGCTCGTTCCGGAGCTGATCCGCGGCTTCCGCGTCGAGCGCCCCAACGTCCGCTTCGACCTGCGCCAGCACGGCGACGAGGGCCTGGTCAGCGACCTGCTCGACGGCGCCGTCGACCTCGCCATCACCGCCGACCGCCCCGACCACCCGCAGATCCACAGCCGCCGGCTGCTCCTCGAGCCGCTGCGCGTCGTCGTGCCGCCGGACCACCGGCTGGCCCGCCGCCGGGTGATCCGCCTCGAGGAGGTCGCCGACGACACCTTCATCGCGCTGCGACCGGGCTTCAGCCTCCGGGCGATCACCGAGGAGCTCTGCGCGAAGGCCGGCTTCACCCCGCGGATCGGCTTCGAGGGCGAGGAGGTCGAGACCCTCCGCGGCCTCGTCTCCGCCGGCCTCGGCGTCGCGCTCATCCCCGAGCCGCACGTCGGCGTACCTGCCTCGCCCCACCTGCGGGTCAGCAACCTCGCCGCCAGCCGCGAGATCTGCCTGGCCTGGCTCGAGGGCCGCAAGCTGGCCGCGCCGTCGGAGCACTTCCGCGACCACACGCTCGAGCAGGCGAAGAAGATCGCCGCACGGCTCGGGGACTGA
- a CDS encoding lipoyl protein ligase domain-containing protein, with amino-acid sequence MRIIEVTGSVADFHDRQIPDDLTEAEVWLFRPAQRSLVLGSSQDESTARTAAAAAAGVSVVRRRSGGGAVYVDPLRCLWLDVVLPRSDARWSEDVRASAYWLGEAWMRALRAADFDASLYEGGLEKTTWGRLVCFAALGPGEVLVEGRKAVGISQRRTRAGARFQCIVYDHWDPWDVLDLVDLDPDDQHRAAAELADVAVGVGGRLDAVREAILQELLGG; translated from the coding sequence GTGCGCATCATCGAGGTCACGGGCTCCGTGGCCGACTTCCACGACCGCCAGATCCCCGACGACCTGACCGAGGCGGAGGTCTGGCTCTTCCGGCCCGCACAGCGCTCGCTCGTGCTCGGCAGCTCGCAGGACGAGTCGACTGCGCGCACGGCTGCGGCCGCTGCAGCCGGCGTCAGCGTCGTGCGCCGGCGCAGCGGAGGGGGTGCCGTCTACGTCGACCCGCTCCGCTGCCTCTGGCTCGACGTCGTGCTCCCCCGTTCCGACGCCCGCTGGAGCGAGGACGTCCGGGCGTCGGCGTACTGGCTGGGCGAGGCGTGGATGCGCGCGCTCCGGGCCGCGGACTTCGACGCGTCGCTGTACGAGGGCGGACTGGAGAAGACGACGTGGGGCCGGCTGGTCTGCTTCGCCGCGCTCGGGCCGGGCGAGGTCCTCGTCGAGGGCCGCAAGGCGGTCGGCATCTCGCAGCGACGGACCCGTGCGGGCGCGCGGTTCCAGTGCATCGTCTATGACCACTGGGACCCGTGGGACGTCCTCGACCTCGTCGACCTCGACCCCGACGACCAGCACCGTGCCGCCGCCGAGCTGGCCGACGTCGCCGTCGGGGTGGGCGGCCGGCTCGACGCAGTGCGCGAGGCGATCCTCCAGGAGCTGCTTGGCGGATGA